One Lemur catta isolate mLemCat1 chromosome 15, mLemCat1.pri, whole genome shotgun sequence genomic window carries:
- the ALOX15B gene encoding polyunsaturated fatty acid lipoxygenase ALOX15B isoform X2, with product MAEFRVRVSTGKACGAGTWDKVSITIVGTRGESPPLPLDHLGKEFTAGAEEDFEVTLPQDVGPVLLLRVHKAPPALPRPLGPLAPDAWFCRWFQLAPPRGAPLRFPCYQWLEGAGSLVLREGTAKVPWADHHPVLQQQRQEELQARQETYQWKTYIPGWPHCLDEVTVKDLDLNIKYSTAKNTNFYLQGFSAFTELKIKGLLDRKGLWRSLKEMRRIFNFRTTPAAEYVSEHWQEDAFFASQFLNGLNPVLIHRCRYLPKNFPVTDAMVAPVLGPGTSLQAELERGSLFLVDHGILSGIKTNVVNGRPQFSAAPMTLLYQRPGCGSLLPLAIQLSQTPGPNSPIFLPSDDKWDWLLAKTWVRNAEFSFHEALTHLLHSHLLPEVFTLATLRQLPHCHPLFKLLVPHTRYTLHINTLARELLISPGQVVDRSTGLGIGGFSELIQRNMEQLNYSVLCLPEDIQTRGVEDIPGYYYRDDGMQIWGAVECDVSVRDDRELQAWVREIFSEGFLSRESSGMPSSLETREALVQYVTMVIFTCSAKHAAVSAGQFDSCAWMPNLPPTMQLPPPTSKGQARPEGFIATLPPVNATCDVVIALWLLSKEPGDRRPLGTYPDEHFTEEAPRRSIAAFQSRLAQISRGIRERNRGLALPYTYLDPPLIENSVSI from the exons ATGGCCGAGTTCAGGGTGAGGGTGTCCACTGGGAAGGCCTGCGGGGCTGGTACGTGGGACAAAGTGTCTATCACCATCGTGGGGACCCGGGGAGAGAGCCCGCCACTGCCCCTGGACCATCTCGGCAAGGAGTTCACTGCGGGCGCT gaAGAGGACTTCGAGGTGACACTCCCCCAGGACGTGGGCCCGGTGCTACTGCTGCGCGTGCACAAGGCGCCCCCGGCGCTGCCCCGGCCTCTCGGGCCGCTGGCCCCGGACGCCTGGTTCTGCCGCTGGTTCCAGCTCGCGCCGCCGCGGGGCGCCCCGCTCCGCTTCCCCTGCTACCAGTGGCTGGAGGGGGCCGGCAGCCTGGTGCTGCGGGAGGGAACAG ccaAGGTCCCCTGGGCAGACCACCACCCCGTGCTCCAGCAGCAGCGCCAAGAGGAGCTGCAAGCCCGGCAGGAGACGTATCA ATGGAAGACTTACATCCCAGGATGGCCTCACTGCCTCGATGAGGTGACCGTCAAAGACCTGGACCTCAACATCAAATACTCCACGGCCAAGAACACCAACTTTTACCTACAAGGATTCTCTGC GTTCACAGAGCTGAAAATCAAGGGGCTGCTGGACCGCAAGGGGCTCTGGAGGAGTCTGAAGGAGATGAGAAGAATCTTCAACTTCCGGACGACCCCAGCAGCCG AGTACGTGTCTGAGCACTGGCAGGAAGACGCCTTCTTTGCCTCCCAGTTCCTGAATGGCCTCAACCCTGTCCTGATCCACCGCTGCCGTTACCTCCCAAAGAACTTCCCGGTCACTGATGCCATGGTGGCCCCAGTGCTGGGCCCTGGGACCAGTCTGCAGGCTGAGCTGGAG AGGGGCTCGCTGTTCTTGGTGGATCACGGTATCCTGTCTGGCATCAAAACCAATGTCGTTAATGGGCGGCCTCAGTTCTCCGCAGCCCCGATGACCCTGCTGTACCAGCGCCCAGGGTGTGGGTCCCTGCTGCCCCTCGCCATCCAG CTCAGCCAGACTCCTGGGCCCAACAGCCCCATCTTCCTGCCCAGCGATGACAAGTGGGACTGGCTTTTGGCCAAGACCTGGGTGCGCAACGCCGAGTTCTCCTTCCACGAGGCCCTCACGCACCTGCTGCACTCGCACCTGCTGCCTGAGGTCTTCACCCTGGCTACGCTGCGCCAGCTGCCCCACTGCCACCCACTCTTCAAG CTGCTGGTCCCGCACACACGGTACACCCTGCACATCAACACACTCGCCCGCGAGCTGCTCATCTCACCCGGGCAGGTGGTGGACAGG TCCACAGGCCTTGGCATTGGAGGCTTCTCTGAGTTGATACAGAGGAACATGGAGCAGCTGAACTATTCTGTCCTTTGTCTGCCCGAGGATATCCAGACCCGAGGAGTTGAAGACATCCCGGGCTACTACTACCGGGATGACGGGATGCAGATCTGGGGTGCAGTGGAGTG TGACGTGTCTGTCCGAGACGACAGAGAGCTCCAGGCCTGGGTGAGGGAGATCTTCTCTGAGGGCTTCCTAAGCCGGGAGAGCTCAG GTATGCCCTCCTCACTGGAGACCCGGGAAGCCCTGGTGCAGTATGTCACCATGGTGATATTCACCTGCTCAGCCAAGCACGCTGCTGTCAGTGCAGGGCAG TTTGACTCCTGTGCTTGGATGCCCAACCTGCCACCCACGATGCAACTGCCACCACCCACCTCCAAAGGCCAGGCAAGGCCTGAGGGCTTCATAGCCACACTCCCACCAGTCAATGCCACATGTGATGTTGTCATTGCCCTCTGGTTGCTAAGCAAGGAGCCTGGAGACCGA AGGCCCCTGGGCACCTACCCAGATGAGCACTTCACGGAGGAGGCCCCGCGGCGGAGCATCGCCGCCTTCCAGAGCCGCCTGGCCCAGATCTCGAGGGGCATCCGGGAGCGGAACCGGGGCCTGGCGCTGCCCTACACCTACCTGGACCCTCCCCTCATCGAGAACAGCGTCTCCATCTAA
- the ALOX15B gene encoding polyunsaturated fatty acid lipoxygenase ALOX15B isoform X1 — protein MAEFRVRVSTGKACGAGTWDKVSITIVGTRGESPPLPLDHLGKEFTAGAEEDFEVTLPQDVGPVLLLRVHKAPPALPRPLGPLAPDAWFCRWFQLAPPRGAPLRFPCYQWLEGAGSLVLREGTAKVPWADHHPVLQQQRQEELQARQETYQWKTYIPGWPHCLDEVTVKDLDLNIKYSTAKNTNFYLQGFSAFTELKIKGLLDRKGLWRSLKEMRRIFNFRTTPAAEYVSEHWQEDAFFASQFLNGLNPVLIHRCRYLPKNFPVTDAMVAPVLGPGTSLQAELERGSLFLVDHGILSGIKTNVVNGRPQFSAAPMTLLYQRPGCGSLLPLAIQLSQTPGPNSPIFLPSDDKWDWLLAKTWVRNAEFSFHEALTHLLHSHLLPEVFTLATLRQLPHCHPLFKLLVPHTRYTLHINTLARELLISPGQVVDRSTGLGIGGFSELIQRNMEQLNYSVLCLPEDIQTRGVEDIPGYYYRDDGMQIWGAVECFVSEMIGIYYPSDVSVRDDRELQAWVREIFSEGFLSRESSGMPSSLETREALVQYVTMVIFTCSAKHAAVSAGQFDSCAWMPNLPPTMQLPPPTSKGQARPEGFIATLPPVNATCDVVIALWLLSKEPGDRRPLGTYPDEHFTEEAPRRSIAAFQSRLAQISRGIRERNRGLALPYTYLDPPLIENSVSI, from the exons ATGGCCGAGTTCAGGGTGAGGGTGTCCACTGGGAAGGCCTGCGGGGCTGGTACGTGGGACAAAGTGTCTATCACCATCGTGGGGACCCGGGGAGAGAGCCCGCCACTGCCCCTGGACCATCTCGGCAAGGAGTTCACTGCGGGCGCT gaAGAGGACTTCGAGGTGACACTCCCCCAGGACGTGGGCCCGGTGCTACTGCTGCGCGTGCACAAGGCGCCCCCGGCGCTGCCCCGGCCTCTCGGGCCGCTGGCCCCGGACGCCTGGTTCTGCCGCTGGTTCCAGCTCGCGCCGCCGCGGGGCGCCCCGCTCCGCTTCCCCTGCTACCAGTGGCTGGAGGGGGCCGGCAGCCTGGTGCTGCGGGAGGGAACAG ccaAGGTCCCCTGGGCAGACCACCACCCCGTGCTCCAGCAGCAGCGCCAAGAGGAGCTGCAAGCCCGGCAGGAGACGTATCA ATGGAAGACTTACATCCCAGGATGGCCTCACTGCCTCGATGAGGTGACCGTCAAAGACCTGGACCTCAACATCAAATACTCCACGGCCAAGAACACCAACTTTTACCTACAAGGATTCTCTGC GTTCACAGAGCTGAAAATCAAGGGGCTGCTGGACCGCAAGGGGCTCTGGAGGAGTCTGAAGGAGATGAGAAGAATCTTCAACTTCCGGACGACCCCAGCAGCCG AGTACGTGTCTGAGCACTGGCAGGAAGACGCCTTCTTTGCCTCCCAGTTCCTGAATGGCCTCAACCCTGTCCTGATCCACCGCTGCCGTTACCTCCCAAAGAACTTCCCGGTCACTGATGCCATGGTGGCCCCAGTGCTGGGCCCTGGGACCAGTCTGCAGGCTGAGCTGGAG AGGGGCTCGCTGTTCTTGGTGGATCACGGTATCCTGTCTGGCATCAAAACCAATGTCGTTAATGGGCGGCCTCAGTTCTCCGCAGCCCCGATGACCCTGCTGTACCAGCGCCCAGGGTGTGGGTCCCTGCTGCCCCTCGCCATCCAG CTCAGCCAGACTCCTGGGCCCAACAGCCCCATCTTCCTGCCCAGCGATGACAAGTGGGACTGGCTTTTGGCCAAGACCTGGGTGCGCAACGCCGAGTTCTCCTTCCACGAGGCCCTCACGCACCTGCTGCACTCGCACCTGCTGCCTGAGGTCTTCACCCTGGCTACGCTGCGCCAGCTGCCCCACTGCCACCCACTCTTCAAG CTGCTGGTCCCGCACACACGGTACACCCTGCACATCAACACACTCGCCCGCGAGCTGCTCATCTCACCCGGGCAGGTGGTGGACAGG TCCACAGGCCTTGGCATTGGAGGCTTCTCTGAGTTGATACAGAGGAACATGGAGCAGCTGAACTATTCTGTCCTTTGTCTGCCCGAGGATATCCAGACCCGAGGAGTTGAAGACATCCCGGGCTACTACTACCGGGATGACGGGATGCAGATCTGGGGTGCAGTGGAGTG CTTTGTCTCTGAAATGATTGGCATCTACTACCCGAGTGACGTGTCTGTCCGAGACGACAGAGAGCTCCAGGCCTGGGTGAGGGAGATCTTCTCTGAGGGCTTCCTAAGCCGGGAGAGCTCAG GTATGCCCTCCTCACTGGAGACCCGGGAAGCCCTGGTGCAGTATGTCACCATGGTGATATTCACCTGCTCAGCCAAGCACGCTGCTGTCAGTGCAGGGCAG TTTGACTCCTGTGCTTGGATGCCCAACCTGCCACCCACGATGCAACTGCCACCACCCACCTCCAAAGGCCAGGCAAGGCCTGAGGGCTTCATAGCCACACTCCCACCAGTCAATGCCACATGTGATGTTGTCATTGCCCTCTGGTTGCTAAGCAAGGAGCCTGGAGACCGA AGGCCCCTGGGCACCTACCCAGATGAGCACTTCACGGAGGAGGCCCCGCGGCGGAGCATCGCCGCCTTCCAGAGCCGCCTGGCCCAGATCTCGAGGGGCATCCGGGAGCGGAACCGGGGCCTGGCGCTGCCCTACACCTACCTGGACCCTCCCCTCATCGAGAACAGCGTCTCCATCTAA
- the ALOX15B gene encoding polyunsaturated fatty acid lipoxygenase ALOX15B isoform X4 encodes MAEFRVRVSTGKACGAGTWDKVSITIVGTRGESPPLPLDHLGKEFTAGAEEDFEVTLPQDVGPVLLLRVHKAPPALPRPLGPLAPDAWFCRWFQLAPPRGAPLRFPCYQWLEGAGSLVLREGTAKVPWADHHPVLQQQRQEELQARQETYQWKTYIPGWPHCLDEVTVKDLDLNIKYSTAKNTNFYLQGFSAFTELKIKGLLDRKGLWRSLKEMRRIFNFRTTPAAEYVSEHWQEDAFFASQFLNGLNPVLIHRCRYLPKNFPVTDAMVAPVLGPGTSLQAELERGSLFLVDHGILSGIKTNVVNGRPQFSAAPMTLLYQRPGCGSLLPLAIQLSQTPGPNSPIFLPSDDKWDWLLAKTWVRNAEFSFHEALTHLLHSHLLPEVFTLATLRQLPHCHPLFKSTGLGIGGFSELIQRNMEQLNYSVLCLPEDIQTRGVEDIPGYYYRDDGMQIWGMPSSLETREALVQYVTMVIFTCSAKHAAVSAGQFDSCAWMPNLPPTMQLPPPTSKGQARPEGFIATLPPVNATCDVVIALWLLSKEPGDRRPLGTYPDEHFTEEAPRRSIAAFQSRLAQISRGIRERNRGLALPYTYLDPPLIENSVSI; translated from the exons ATGGCCGAGTTCAGGGTGAGGGTGTCCACTGGGAAGGCCTGCGGGGCTGGTACGTGGGACAAAGTGTCTATCACCATCGTGGGGACCCGGGGAGAGAGCCCGCCACTGCCCCTGGACCATCTCGGCAAGGAGTTCACTGCGGGCGCT gaAGAGGACTTCGAGGTGACACTCCCCCAGGACGTGGGCCCGGTGCTACTGCTGCGCGTGCACAAGGCGCCCCCGGCGCTGCCCCGGCCTCTCGGGCCGCTGGCCCCGGACGCCTGGTTCTGCCGCTGGTTCCAGCTCGCGCCGCCGCGGGGCGCCCCGCTCCGCTTCCCCTGCTACCAGTGGCTGGAGGGGGCCGGCAGCCTGGTGCTGCGGGAGGGAACAG ccaAGGTCCCCTGGGCAGACCACCACCCCGTGCTCCAGCAGCAGCGCCAAGAGGAGCTGCAAGCCCGGCAGGAGACGTATCA ATGGAAGACTTACATCCCAGGATGGCCTCACTGCCTCGATGAGGTGACCGTCAAAGACCTGGACCTCAACATCAAATACTCCACGGCCAAGAACACCAACTTTTACCTACAAGGATTCTCTGC GTTCACAGAGCTGAAAATCAAGGGGCTGCTGGACCGCAAGGGGCTCTGGAGGAGTCTGAAGGAGATGAGAAGAATCTTCAACTTCCGGACGACCCCAGCAGCCG AGTACGTGTCTGAGCACTGGCAGGAAGACGCCTTCTTTGCCTCCCAGTTCCTGAATGGCCTCAACCCTGTCCTGATCCACCGCTGCCGTTACCTCCCAAAGAACTTCCCGGTCACTGATGCCATGGTGGCCCCAGTGCTGGGCCCTGGGACCAGTCTGCAGGCTGAGCTGGAG AGGGGCTCGCTGTTCTTGGTGGATCACGGTATCCTGTCTGGCATCAAAACCAATGTCGTTAATGGGCGGCCTCAGTTCTCCGCAGCCCCGATGACCCTGCTGTACCAGCGCCCAGGGTGTGGGTCCCTGCTGCCCCTCGCCATCCAG CTCAGCCAGACTCCTGGGCCCAACAGCCCCATCTTCCTGCCCAGCGATGACAAGTGGGACTGGCTTTTGGCCAAGACCTGGGTGCGCAACGCCGAGTTCTCCTTCCACGAGGCCCTCACGCACCTGCTGCACTCGCACCTGCTGCCTGAGGTCTTCACCCTGGCTACGCTGCGCCAGCTGCCCCACTGCCACCCACTCTTCAAG TCCACAGGCCTTGGCATTGGAGGCTTCTCTGAGTTGATACAGAGGAACATGGAGCAGCTGAACTATTCTGTCCTTTGTCTGCCCGAGGATATCCAGACCCGAGGAGTTGAAGACATCCCGGGCTACTACTACCGGGATGACGGGATGCAGATCTGGG GTATGCCCTCCTCACTGGAGACCCGGGAAGCCCTGGTGCAGTATGTCACCATGGTGATATTCACCTGCTCAGCCAAGCACGCTGCTGTCAGTGCAGGGCAG TTTGACTCCTGTGCTTGGATGCCCAACCTGCCACCCACGATGCAACTGCCACCACCCACCTCCAAAGGCCAGGCAAGGCCTGAGGGCTTCATAGCCACACTCCCACCAGTCAATGCCACATGTGATGTTGTCATTGCCCTCTGGTTGCTAAGCAAGGAGCCTGGAGACCGA AGGCCCCTGGGCACCTACCCAGATGAGCACTTCACGGAGGAGGCCCCGCGGCGGAGCATCGCCGCCTTCCAGAGCCGCCTGGCCCAGATCTCGAGGGGCATCCGGGAGCGGAACCGGGGCCTGGCGCTGCCCTACACCTACCTGGACCCTCCCCTCATCGAGAACAGCGTCTCCATCTAA
- the ALOX15B gene encoding polyunsaturated fatty acid lipoxygenase ALOX15B isoform X3, with amino-acid sequence MAEFRVRVSTGKACGAGTWDKVSITIVGTRGESPPLPLDHLGKEFTAGAEEDFEVTLPQDVGPVLLLRVHKAPPALPRPLGPLAPDAWFCRWFQLAPPRGAPLRFPCYQWLEGAGSLVLREGTAKVPWADHHPVLQQQRQEELQARQETYQWKTYIPGWPHCLDEVTVKDLDLNIKYSTAKNTNFYLQGFSAFTELKIKGLLDRKGLWRSLKEMRRIFNFRTTPAAEYVSEHWQEDAFFASQFLNGLNPVLIHRCRYLPKNFPVTDAMVAPVLGPGTSLQAELERGSLFLVDHGILSGIKTNVVNGRPQFSAAPMTLLYQRPGCGSLLPLAIQLSQTPGPNSPIFLPSDDKWDWLLAKTWVRNAEFSFHEALTHLLHSHLLPEVFTLATLRQLPHCHPLFKSTGLGIGGFSELIQRNMEQLNYSVLCLPEDIQTRGVEDIPGYYYRDDGMQIWGAVECFVSEMIGIYYPSDVSVRDDRELQAWVREIFSEGFLSRESSGMPSSLETREALVQYVTMVIFTCSAKHAAVSAGQFDSCAWMPNLPPTMQLPPPTSKGQARPEGFIATLPPVNATCDVVIALWLLSKEPGDRRPLGTYPDEHFTEEAPRRSIAAFQSRLAQISRGIRERNRGLALPYTYLDPPLIENSVSI; translated from the exons ATGGCCGAGTTCAGGGTGAGGGTGTCCACTGGGAAGGCCTGCGGGGCTGGTACGTGGGACAAAGTGTCTATCACCATCGTGGGGACCCGGGGAGAGAGCCCGCCACTGCCCCTGGACCATCTCGGCAAGGAGTTCACTGCGGGCGCT gaAGAGGACTTCGAGGTGACACTCCCCCAGGACGTGGGCCCGGTGCTACTGCTGCGCGTGCACAAGGCGCCCCCGGCGCTGCCCCGGCCTCTCGGGCCGCTGGCCCCGGACGCCTGGTTCTGCCGCTGGTTCCAGCTCGCGCCGCCGCGGGGCGCCCCGCTCCGCTTCCCCTGCTACCAGTGGCTGGAGGGGGCCGGCAGCCTGGTGCTGCGGGAGGGAACAG ccaAGGTCCCCTGGGCAGACCACCACCCCGTGCTCCAGCAGCAGCGCCAAGAGGAGCTGCAAGCCCGGCAGGAGACGTATCA ATGGAAGACTTACATCCCAGGATGGCCTCACTGCCTCGATGAGGTGACCGTCAAAGACCTGGACCTCAACATCAAATACTCCACGGCCAAGAACACCAACTTTTACCTACAAGGATTCTCTGC GTTCACAGAGCTGAAAATCAAGGGGCTGCTGGACCGCAAGGGGCTCTGGAGGAGTCTGAAGGAGATGAGAAGAATCTTCAACTTCCGGACGACCCCAGCAGCCG AGTACGTGTCTGAGCACTGGCAGGAAGACGCCTTCTTTGCCTCCCAGTTCCTGAATGGCCTCAACCCTGTCCTGATCCACCGCTGCCGTTACCTCCCAAAGAACTTCCCGGTCACTGATGCCATGGTGGCCCCAGTGCTGGGCCCTGGGACCAGTCTGCAGGCTGAGCTGGAG AGGGGCTCGCTGTTCTTGGTGGATCACGGTATCCTGTCTGGCATCAAAACCAATGTCGTTAATGGGCGGCCTCAGTTCTCCGCAGCCCCGATGACCCTGCTGTACCAGCGCCCAGGGTGTGGGTCCCTGCTGCCCCTCGCCATCCAG CTCAGCCAGACTCCTGGGCCCAACAGCCCCATCTTCCTGCCCAGCGATGACAAGTGGGACTGGCTTTTGGCCAAGACCTGGGTGCGCAACGCCGAGTTCTCCTTCCACGAGGCCCTCACGCACCTGCTGCACTCGCACCTGCTGCCTGAGGTCTTCACCCTGGCTACGCTGCGCCAGCTGCCCCACTGCCACCCACTCTTCAAG TCCACAGGCCTTGGCATTGGAGGCTTCTCTGAGTTGATACAGAGGAACATGGAGCAGCTGAACTATTCTGTCCTTTGTCTGCCCGAGGATATCCAGACCCGAGGAGTTGAAGACATCCCGGGCTACTACTACCGGGATGACGGGATGCAGATCTGGGGTGCAGTGGAGTG CTTTGTCTCTGAAATGATTGGCATCTACTACCCGAGTGACGTGTCTGTCCGAGACGACAGAGAGCTCCAGGCCTGGGTGAGGGAGATCTTCTCTGAGGGCTTCCTAAGCCGGGAGAGCTCAG GTATGCCCTCCTCACTGGAGACCCGGGAAGCCCTGGTGCAGTATGTCACCATGGTGATATTCACCTGCTCAGCCAAGCACGCTGCTGTCAGTGCAGGGCAG TTTGACTCCTGTGCTTGGATGCCCAACCTGCCACCCACGATGCAACTGCCACCACCCACCTCCAAAGGCCAGGCAAGGCCTGAGGGCTTCATAGCCACACTCCCACCAGTCAATGCCACATGTGATGTTGTCATTGCCCTCTGGTTGCTAAGCAAGGAGCCTGGAGACCGA AGGCCCCTGGGCACCTACCCAGATGAGCACTTCACGGAGGAGGCCCCGCGGCGGAGCATCGCCGCCTTCCAGAGCCGCCTGGCCCAGATCTCGAGGGGCATCCGGGAGCGGAACCGGGGCCTGGCGCTGCCCTACACCTACCTGGACCCTCCCCTCATCGAGAACAGCGTCTCCATCTAA